A genomic region of Gammaproteobacteria bacterium contains the following coding sequences:
- a CDS encoding branched-chain amino acid ABC transporter permease — protein MFALGMSLLPLFISPGTLRIFIFANFLAMFAMSWDILSGRTGYISFGHPFLIGIAGYTTAMLTYHLNWPLYITIPTAVVTTMIGGTLFFLPALRIRGTYFALVTLAFMELMYHSMQVVQPKLTGGTRGLSGLPTLVSGAVPNYYLSFLVMFAIGVGLWLLIRTRLGIALSAIRMDEDAVRSSGLNTTRLKLFAFMVSAMVAGIAGALYTHYLGSIAPRGIFEINFLFTILVAALLGGAGTIIGPIIGAYFLTFLLELLRPYIPGAGRYLIYGVIALVLYYYVPKGLYSLFERLRERFFRPRPDPQSD, from the coding sequence TTGTTCGCGCTGGGGATGAGCTTATTGCCGCTGTTCATCTCCCCGGGGACCCTGCGCATTTTCATATTTGCGAATTTCCTCGCCATGTTTGCCATGAGCTGGGACATTCTGTCGGGCCGGACGGGCTATATCAGCTTCGGCCATCCTTTTCTGATTGGCATCGCCGGCTACACCACGGCGATGTTGACCTACCACCTGAACTGGCCGCTCTATATCACGATTCCGACGGCAGTGGTGACGACCATGATCGGGGGTACCCTATTCTTTCTGCCGGCCTTGAGGATCCGGGGGACTTACTTCGCGCTGGTGACACTCGCGTTCATGGAGTTGATGTATCACTCCATGCAGGTAGTTCAGCCCAAGCTGACCGGGGGAACCCGGGGTTTGTCCGGCCTGCCGACGCTGGTCTCAGGCGCCGTGCCCAACTACTACCTGTCGTTTCTGGTCATGTTCGCCATCGGTGTGGGCTTGTGGTTGTTGATCAGGACCCGGCTGGGGATTGCGCTGAGCGCGATCAGGATGGACGAGGATGCGGTCAGGAGCTCAGGATTGAATACCACGCGCCTGAAACTGTTTGCCTTCATGGTCAGCGCGATGGTGGCTGGCATTGCCGGGGCGCTGTATACCCACTACCTCGGCTCGATCGCACCGCGTGGCATTTTTGAGATCAATTTCCTGTTCACGATCCTGGTGGCTGCCCTGCTGGGTGGGGCCGGGACGATCATCGGTCCGATCATCGGCGCGTATTTCCTGACGTTTTTACTCGAATTGCTGCGCCCCTATATTCCCGGCGCAGGTCGCTACCTGATCTACGGCGTGATCGCCCTGGTCTTGTACTATTACGTGCCCAAAGGGTTATACAGTCTCTTCGAAAGGTTGCGAGAACGATTTTTCAGACCACGCCCGGATCCTCAAAGTGACTGA
- a CDS encoding ABC transporter ATP-binding protein, which yields MTDLLEVRDLTRTFGGLRAVNGLSFHVGEGETVGLIGPNGAGKTTVFNLIMNELRPDSGEIFFKGEAISRYPTHERVKLGIARTYQVPRPFAEMTVGENIRVGMLPDNLWKMVTEEAEEALETEIGRSVGFNNHQIAQRPSELAMGDLRRLELARTLAVQPSLLLLDEVFAGLTLGEIDQISELLVERKKHGLTYVMVSHDLRSMAPLVDRVIAISFGEIITEGTFNEVVNNKTVQEAYLGQ from the coding sequence GTGACTGATCTGCTCGAGGTTCGGGACCTGACCAGGACCTTCGGTGGCCTGCGCGCGGTGAACGGGCTGAGTTTTCACGTCGGCGAAGGCGAGACTGTCGGCCTGATCGGACCCAACGGTGCCGGCAAGACGACCGTGTTCAACCTGATCATGAACGAGCTCCGACCGGATTCCGGTGAGATCTTTTTCAAAGGGGAAGCGATCTCGCGTTACCCCACTCACGAGCGTGTGAAGCTCGGCATTGCCCGGACGTACCAGGTGCCGCGGCCGTTCGCGGAGATGACGGTAGGCGAAAACATCCGGGTCGGTATGCTGCCCGACAACCTCTGGAAGATGGTGACTGAGGAAGCAGAAGAGGCACTGGAGACAGAAATCGGCAGAAGTGTGGGATTTAACAATCACCAGATAGCACAGCGACCCAGCGAACTCGCGATGGGGGATCTCAGAAGGCTGGAACTGGCCCGTACGCTGGCTGTCCAGCCGTCGTTGCTGCTGCTGGACGAAGTGTTCGCGGGCCTGACGCTTGGCGAAATCGACCAGATCTCAGAACTGCTGGTCGAGCGAAAGAAGCATGGCTTGACCTATGTGATGGTCAGTCACGATCTGAGATCAATGGCACCGCTGGTGGATCGGGTAATCGCTATATCTTTTGGCGAGATCATCACTGAAGGTACCTTTAACGAGGTGGTTAATAATAAAACAGTTCAGGAGGCTTATCTGGGACAGTGA
- a CDS encoding ABC transporter ATP-binding protein, producing the protein MSMALLEISDLEVFYGKARSISGVSLSVNEGQIVGIIGPNGAGKSTLLDTILGLTDHKGSIWFDNADLGRLSTAQIVKLGIGYAPERRNLFPFMNVRENLLTGAYVARDQLKANLQRVFELFPRLEERQNQEAATQSGGEQQMLSLGRALMANPKLLLVDEPTIGLAPRVCKDIATVLQNLNQQAGLTIVITEQNVNFAMSLAEEIHLLETGRVRMTGTADELRNEQYIKETYFGI; encoded by the coding sequence ATTAGCATGGCATTACTGGAAATTAGTGATCTGGAGGTGTTCTACGGCAAGGCCCGTTCCATCAGCGGCGTCTCTCTCAGCGTAAACGAGGGCCAGATCGTGGGTATCATTGGCCCCAATGGCGCGGGCAAATCCACTCTGCTCGATACCATACTCGGCCTGACTGACCACAAGGGCTCAATATGGTTCGATAATGCTGATCTTGGCAGGTTATCGACTGCTCAGATCGTCAAGCTGGGTATCGGCTATGCGCCCGAACGTCGGAACCTGTTCCCATTCATGAACGTCCGCGAAAATCTGCTCACGGGCGCATATGTCGCCCGAGACCAGCTGAAAGCCAACCTGCAGCGGGTGTTTGAACTGTTTCCTAGACTAGAGGAACGCCAGAACCAGGAGGCGGCAACACAGAGTGGCGGTGAGCAGCAGATGCTGTCTTTAGGGAGGGCCCTGATGGCCAACCCCAAATTGTTGCTGGTAGACGAGCCCACTATTGGCCTGGCACCCCGTGTCTGCAAAGACATCGCCACAGTGTTGCAAAACCTCAACCAACAAGCAGGGTTGACCATCGTGATCACGGAACAGAACGTCAATTTCGCGATGAGCCTGGCCGAGGAGATTCATCTGTTAGAAACTGGCCGGGTTCGAATGACCGGTACCGCGGACGAACTGCGCAACGAGCAGTACATCAAAGAGACTTACTTCGGGATTTGA
- a CDS encoding ABC transporter substrate-binding protein → MKDINHLKERLSQGRITRRDFIRSAIALGVALPTATSLSSAVLAATPNKGGMLRQALTGGASSDSLDPATYLDSYMINVGMGQLRNNLTEIDENNQLVPELAESWDSSDGQTWAFKLRQGVEFHNGRSLKASDVVASIQHHLGEKTKSAAKGIVSQITDITADGDHQVTMVLEGPNADFPYLMSDYHLGICPANDDGTIDTQSGLGTGGYKLESFDPGVRTLTVRNPNYWKAGRAHFDSVETLFISDTGARENGLMSDELDVITSPAAATAGRLAKRPGIEVFYTNGNQHCTLPMLNNVSPFNDNNVVMALKHAINRQEWLEKIWFGYASLGNDIPIGPANRYRATNEEIPQREYDLDKAKYYMKEAGRSSLDLKISVADTAFQNSDDACVLFQETARPAGINIEVVRKPEDGYWSNVWLVDPWVASYWGGRPTEDWMFSQVYSKNAIDTGWSETFFNNPRFEELLPQARAELDDAKRREMYVEMQRVVHDNCSVIIPIFSAYGHASSDKVKRPENIASNWEFDGNKNAERWWFG, encoded by the coding sequence ATGAAAGATATTAACCATCTTAAGGAACGGCTTTCGCAAGGCCGAATCACACGACGGGATTTCATTCGCAGCGCGATCGCACTGGGCGTTGCTCTGCCGACCGCCACATCGCTGTCGAGCGCCGTATTGGCGGCAACGCCCAATAAAGGCGGTATGCTTCGACAGGCATTGACCGGTGGCGCGTCCAGCGACAGCTTGGACCCGGCAACATATTTGGACTCCTACATGATCAATGTCGGCATGGGGCAGCTGCGCAACAACCTCACCGAAATCGATGAGAACAACCAGCTTGTTCCTGAGCTCGCAGAGTCATGGGACTCTTCGGATGGCCAAACCTGGGCCTTCAAACTGCGTCAAGGTGTCGAGTTTCATAATGGCCGATCACTCAAAGCCAGCGACGTAGTCGCATCGATCCAGCATCACCTGGGAGAGAAGACCAAATCAGCGGCCAAAGGCATTGTCTCGCAGATCACCGATATTACGGCAGACGGCGACCATCAGGTTACGATGGTGCTGGAAGGCCCCAACGCAGACTTTCCGTATCTGATGTCGGATTATCACCTCGGAATCTGTCCTGCCAACGACGACGGGACCATAGATACGCAGTCCGGCCTTGGAACCGGCGGCTACAAACTGGAGTCATTCGATCCCGGTGTGCGTACGCTGACTGTTCGCAATCCCAACTATTGGAAAGCCGGGCGGGCCCACTTCGATTCGGTTGAGACGCTGTTCATCTCTGATACCGGCGCACGAGAAAACGGGCTGATGTCCGATGAGCTCGACGTAATCACGTCCCCCGCGGCGGCGACTGCAGGTCGCCTGGCGAAACGACCGGGGATCGAGGTGTTCTACACCAACGGCAATCAGCACTGCACTCTGCCCATGCTCAACAATGTGTCGCCCTTCAACGACAACAACGTAGTCATGGCGCTCAAGCACGCGATTAATCGCCAGGAATGGCTGGAAAAGATCTGGTTTGGCTATGCTTCACTGGGTAACGACATCCCTATTGGGCCGGCCAATCGTTACCGGGCGACCAATGAGGAGATCCCCCAGCGGGAATATGATCTCGACAAGGCCAAGTACTACATGAAAGAGGCCGGGCGATCCTCGCTTGATCTGAAAATCTCGGTAGCGGACACGGCCTTTCAGAACTCGGATGACGCCTGCGTGTTGTTCCAGGAAACAGCCCGTCCGGCGGGTATCAACATCGAGGTGGTACGCAAACCTGAAGACGGTTACTGGTCTAATGTCTGGTTGGTCGATCCCTGGGTCGCGTCGTACTGGGGCGGCCGCCCGACAGAAGACTGGATGTTCAGCCAGGTGTACTCTAAAAATGCAATCGACACAGGCTGGTCTGAAACCTTCTTCAATAATCCACGTTTTGAGGAGTTACTGCCGCAGGCAAGAGCAGAGCTTGATGATGCCAAGCGCCGCGAAATGTATGTCGAGATGCAGCGCGTTGTGCACGACAACTGCAGCGTCATTATTCCGATATTCTCTGCCTATGGCCATGCCAGTTCCGACAAGGTCAAGCGTCCTGAAAATATCGCGTCAAACTGGGAGTTCGATGGCAACAAGAATGCCGAGCGCTGGTGGTTCGGTTAA
- a CDS encoding efflux RND transporter permease subunit, whose product MSLEPRNNLLGLLAGHPVAANLMMTMMIIAGIWGLSKLNVQFFPNFDIDFVSVKVVWVGASAEDIEKLITEPLEQQLRGVDRAKELRSRSVDGLSLVTLEFKEGTDMGFAVDQVKEQVDLVRNLPATAETPEIGRIINYEPIASVLIAGPDDPRGLRSIVRRFERELLERGISNIRIFGLPEEEIAIQIPSETLRELGISLEDIGRRIGAASRDLPVGVIGRGESARQLRFKDQRRGELAFADLPVIAAEDGRLLTLGDIADIQRRPQNAQTTVTYRGRPAVEMRLSRSKDADSLKSARIMREWVEQTRPLLPTGFELNVYDERWSYIKDRINLLLKNGATGLVLVILILYLFLNVPAASWITVGIPTSFMAALGALYVYGGSINMISLFGLIMTLGIIVDDAIVVGEDAVTHFERGDSPLTSVQKGAQRMLAPVLASSLTTIAAFMPLLLVGGIIGIILRTLPVVVICVILASLIEAFLVLPGHLRGTFARVGSYRPRRLRKKLNDGFVRFRETRFRPTIVAGVRYRWLTVALAAAIFIVSIGWIAGGRIAFNFFPVAEGPIFFANVDFVAGTPKKHVADHLDKVEQALWDTNDHFGGGLVVTAISRLGLGESGDWERRRSENIGSVLVELVKPDARAVRNRTFIEEWRARIPDAPGLENLSIKEPTAGPPGQDIEVQITGPSLVAVKSAALALKNVLIDIPGVSGVEDDMPYGREQIILRLTPTGEALGLSVENLGRQLRAGYEGYLVQVMADNNDEVEVRVVLPDDERNRLDSLNEFEVMLPGGGTVPFANIVTLQTRRGFDSIRHVEGNLAITVTGDVDDAVNNDNRIIANLKQNTLPGLEQRHSVRFSFEGRQADQRETLSDMKRGAILALVLIYLVLAWVFGSYGWPLLVMAIIPFGLVGAIWGHTLMNIDLTILSMFGFFGLAGIVVNNSIILVVFYKQIRADGLDPEQAVVEAACQRLRAVLLTSLTTIAGLTPLLFETSLQAQFLIPMATSIAFGLAFATLLVLFLVPALLMIYEHSFFARRSASLAANSSS is encoded by the coding sequence ATGTCGTTGGAACCGAGAAATAACCTGCTCGGTCTGCTGGCGGGTCATCCGGTTGCTGCCAACCTGATGATGACGATGATGATCATCGCTGGTATCTGGGGGCTTTCAAAACTAAACGTCCAGTTCTTTCCTAATTTTGATATCGACTTTGTTTCCGTCAAAGTCGTCTGGGTCGGCGCGAGCGCAGAAGATATCGAGAAACTCATTACCGAACCGCTTGAACAGCAGCTGCGAGGGGTTGATCGCGCCAAGGAACTGCGGTCTCGATCTGTAGACGGACTGTCACTGGTTACCCTTGAATTCAAAGAAGGCACTGACATGGGTTTTGCCGTCGACCAGGTCAAAGAGCAGGTTGACCTGGTACGCAATCTGCCAGCGACTGCTGAAACACCGGAAATCGGTCGCATTATCAATTACGAACCCATTGCGAGCGTGCTCATCGCAGGACCCGACGATCCGCGCGGTCTACGCAGCATCGTCCGCCGTTTTGAACGCGAACTGCTTGAACGGGGCATCTCGAATATCCGGATTTTCGGCTTACCAGAAGAGGAAATCGCAATCCAGATACCCTCAGAAACGCTGCGCGAATTAGGGATATCGCTGGAGGATATTGGCAGACGCATCGGTGCGGCGTCACGAGATCTGCCGGTGGGCGTAATCGGCCGTGGTGAGTCAGCTAGGCAGCTTCGCTTCAAGGATCAACGTCGGGGTGAACTCGCCTTTGCAGACCTCCCTGTTATCGCAGCTGAGGACGGTCGTCTGCTGACGCTGGGCGACATCGCTGATATCCAGCGGCGACCACAGAACGCCCAGACAACGGTCACCTATCGTGGCCGGCCAGCCGTAGAAATGAGGCTGTCGCGTTCCAAGGATGCAGACAGTTTGAAATCAGCTCGAATCATGCGTGAATGGGTCGAGCAAACCCGGCCCTTGCTGCCGACCGGGTTTGAACTCAATGTCTACGATGAACGCTGGAGCTACATTAAGGACCGGATCAATCTGCTGCTCAAGAACGGCGCCACCGGTCTGGTCCTGGTCATACTGATACTTTACCTATTCCTGAACGTGCCGGCAGCCAGTTGGATCACAGTCGGAATTCCAACCTCTTTCATGGCAGCGCTGGGTGCGCTTTATGTTTACGGTGGGTCGATCAACATGATCAGTCTGTTTGGCCTGATCATGACGCTCGGCATCATTGTAGATGATGCTATTGTTGTCGGGGAAGATGCTGTGACGCATTTTGAACGCGGCGACAGCCCTTTAACATCGGTACAAAAAGGTGCTCAAAGAATGCTGGCACCGGTACTCGCATCGTCGCTGACAACGATTGCTGCATTTATGCCGCTACTTCTGGTAGGTGGCATTATCGGCATCATCCTGCGAACGCTGCCGGTGGTGGTGATCTGCGTTATCTTGGCCTCCTTAATTGAAGCGTTCCTTGTTTTACCCGGTCATCTTCGGGGCACTTTTGCTCGCGTCGGGAGCTATCGTCCGCGCCGGCTGAGAAAAAAACTCAACGACGGATTTGTCCGTTTCAGAGAAACCCGTTTTCGCCCCACGATCGTCGCGGGCGTTCGCTATCGCTGGTTGACGGTAGCGCTGGCAGCTGCGATTTTCATCGTCAGTATCGGCTGGATCGCCGGTGGCCGTATCGCGTTCAATTTTTTCCCGGTTGCCGAGGGGCCGATCTTTTTTGCCAACGTTGATTTCGTCGCGGGCACGCCAAAGAAACATGTCGCCGACCATCTTGACAAGGTAGAACAAGCCTTGTGGGACACGAATGATCATTTCGGAGGTGGCCTGGTGGTAACGGCGATTTCACGACTGGGTCTGGGCGAAAGCGGGGATTGGGAACGGCGCAGAAGCGAAAATATCGGTTCTGTACTGGTTGAGCTGGTTAAACCGGATGCCCGCGCAGTCCGCAATAGAACCTTCATCGAAGAATGGCGAGCCCGAATCCCTGACGCTCCCGGACTTGAAAACCTGTCAATCAAGGAACCGACTGCCGGTCCACCGGGACAGGACATAGAGGTTCAGATCACGGGGCCGAGCCTGGTAGCGGTCAAATCAGCAGCGTTAGCACTGAAGAATGTATTGATTGATATCCCGGGTGTGTCGGGTGTTGAAGACGATATGCCGTATGGCCGCGAACAGATCATACTCCGGCTGACCCCGACTGGCGAAGCACTGGGCCTGTCGGTCGAAAATCTGGGCCGGCAGCTTCGGGCTGGTTACGAAGGCTACCTGGTACAGGTCATGGCTGATAACAACGATGAAGTCGAGGTTCGTGTGGTCTTGCCTGACGATGAAAGAAATCGGCTAGACAGCCTCAACGAATTTGAGGTCATGCTGCCTGGTGGCGGAACAGTCCCATTTGCCAACATTGTTACGCTTCAGACCAGACGTGGCTTTGATTCTATCCGGCATGTCGAAGGCAACCTCGCCATAACCGTGACCGGTGACGTCGATGATGCGGTCAACAACGATAACCGGATCATCGCCAACCTAAAGCAGAACACTCTACCCGGACTCGAACAACGCCACAGCGTCAGGTTTTCGTTTGAAGGTCGGCAAGCGGACCAGCGGGAAACGCTGAGCGACATGAAGCGCGGCGCAATTCTAGCGTTGGTCCTGATCTATCTCGTTCTGGCGTGGGTCTTCGGATCCTATGGCTGGCCGCTGCTGGTCATGGCGATTATTCCGTTTGGCCTGGTGGGTGCGATCTGGGGCCATACACTGATGAATATCGATCTGACCATTCTTTCGATGTTCGGGTTTTTCGGCCTGGCCGGTATAGTGGTCAACAACTCAATCATCTTGGTGGTATTTTACAAACAGATTCGAGCTGACGGTCTTGATCCCGAACAGGCGGTGGTCGAAGCCGCCTGCCAGCGCCTGCGGGCGGTGTTATTGACTTCGCTGACGACCATCGCTGGGTTGACCCCGCTGCTGTTTGAGACTTCGCTTCAGGCTCAGTTCCTGATCCCGATGGCGACCTCCATTGCCTTTGGTCTGGCTTTCGCAACGCTGCTGGTTTTATTCCTGGTGCCAGCTCTGCTCATGATCTACGAGCACTCATTCTTTGCACGGCGCTCGGCCTCATTAGCGGCCAATTCATCGTCTTAG
- a CDS encoding HlyD family efflux transporter periplasmic adaptor subunit: MKTIPRILLPIIVVALGVAGFALLKSSAPVDQPLEPSARVWSVAAVIVEYKGLSPTLRLYGRVESPRETRLRSAVPADVKELTALSGQVVKKGALLLRLDDHDLQLLLRQRNAEVADIKAQIESEKNRHGSDITALKHERALYNLAERTLKRAERLAQTQAGTQARVDEAQRALRLQALALANRQRAVSDHTPRLAQLDARLNRSKAVRDQVRRDLQRSELTAPFDGRITAVHVSPGDRVRPGDRLIDLFDTNFVELRTQIPNRFLPTLRQALNHGSTVTATTELDGNPIALELDRLAGKIERGQGGVDAFFNIIGEKHLIELGRTVSVFVDLPEEANVFALPATAVYGANNVYRIQDNRLSMVHVERVGDYRNGQWGSWVLFRSEDLSDGDKVLANQLPNAVEGLKVDILTLTD; the protein is encoded by the coding sequence ATGAAAACAATCCCTAGAATTCTTCTGCCAATTATTGTCGTGGCATTGGGTGTCGCGGGGTTTGCGCTGCTCAAATCGAGCGCGCCGGTTGATCAACCGCTCGAACCCAGTGCGCGGGTTTGGTCAGTCGCTGCTGTCATTGTCGAATACAAAGGCTTGTCGCCTACGCTTCGTCTCTACGGTCGGGTCGAATCCCCCCGGGAAACTCGACTGCGCTCAGCGGTGCCCGCAGACGTCAAGGAACTGACTGCTCTGTCGGGACAAGTGGTGAAAAAAGGAGCACTATTGCTGCGTCTGGACGACCATGACCTCCAGCTATTGCTGCGCCAGCGAAATGCCGAAGTCGCAGACATCAAGGCACAGATCGAAAGTGAAAAAAACCGGCATGGATCAGACATCACAGCACTGAAACATGAGCGTGCGCTTTACAACCTTGCGGAGCGTACCCTGAAAAGAGCCGAACGCCTTGCTCAGACCCAGGCTGGCACTCAAGCCAGGGTTGATGAGGCGCAGCGCGCCTTACGCCTCCAGGCTCTCGCCCTGGCCAATCGTCAGCGAGCCGTCAGCGACCACACCCCTCGACTGGCCCAGCTCGATGCACGGCTGAACAGGAGCAAAGCCGTGCGAGATCAAGTTCGTCGAGACCTGCAGCGTTCCGAGCTGACCGCGCCGTTTGATGGGCGCATTACTGCGGTACACGTCTCCCCCGGAGACCGTGTACGTCCCGGTGATCGCCTGATCGATTTATTTGACACGAATTTCGTTGAACTGCGCACCCAGATTCCTAATCGGTTCCTGCCCACCCTTCGACAGGCCCTAAACCACGGCAGTACCGTCACTGCGACAACAGAACTTGACGGCAACCCGATCGCACTTGAACTTGACCGGTTGGCCGGCAAAATCGAGAGGGGTCAGGGGGGAGTGGACGCCTTTTTCAACATCATTGGTGAAAAACACCTGATTGAACTTGGTCGTACGGTATCGGTATTCGTCGACCTTCCAGAAGAAGCCAATGTCTTTGCCCTACCGGCGACGGCCGTCTACGGTGCCAATAACGTTTACCGCATTCAGGACAACCGGCTGTCGATGGTTCACGTTGAGCGGGTCGGTGATTATCGTAATGGACAGTGGGGCAGCTGGGTCCTTTTCCGCAGCGAAGACCTCTCCGATGGCGACAAGGTATTGGCCAATCAGTTACCGAACGCTGTCGAGGGTCTGAAAGTCGACATCCTGACCCTGACTGACTGA
- a CDS encoding SOS response-associated peptidase gives MGEAKMCGRFERHSALSEFSKIVAGLVAEGIDPLPPSYNIAPSQAALVVRHQTGAHRVDLLTWGLVPGWMKEPGKIRPINARAETIHQKPMFRDAFRHQRCLVLCDGYYEWKKLANGRKQPYHLGRTDGSPFVMAGLWSDNAHAASEGIQTFCVITTPASGEAATIHHRMPVILPRAAQTQWLDPSVSKTEQVQELLLNGDVDLSVYPVSTFVNSPANNSAKCAIRLAESATGAN, from the coding sequence GTGGGTGAGGCGAAAATGTGTGGACGGTTCGAGCGCCACAGTGCGCTGTCAGAGTTTTCAAAGATCGTGGCGGGCCTGGTGGCCGAGGGTATTGACCCGTTGCCACCAAGCTACAACATCGCTCCCTCCCAGGCTGCACTGGTGGTACGACACCAGACTGGTGCACACAGGGTTGACTTGCTCACCTGGGGATTGGTGCCGGGCTGGATGAAGGAACCCGGGAAAATACGTCCCATTAATGCCCGCGCCGAGACCATCCACCAGAAACCGATGTTTCGAGATGCATTCAGACACCAACGATGTCTGGTTCTGTGTGATGGTTACTACGAATGGAAAAAGCTCGCCAATGGCCGGAAACAGCCTTACCATCTGGGCAGAACAGACGGATCGCCTTTCGTCATGGCCGGTCTGTGGTCAGATAATGCGCATGCTGCGTCCGAGGGTATCCAGACATTCTGCGTAATCACAACGCCGGCCAGTGGTGAGGCGGCCACCATTCATCACCGGATGCCGGTCATACTCCCGCGCGCGGCCCAGACACAGTGGTTGGATCCGTCAGTCTCGAAGACCGAACAGGTGCAAGAACTGCTGTTGAACGGTGACGTTGACCTGTCGGTCTATCCAGTCAGCACTTTCGTAAACAGCCCGGCCAACAATTCAGCCAAGTGCGCCATCCGGTTGGCTGAGTCAGCGACTGGTGCCAACTGA
- a CDS encoding FAD-dependent oxidoreductase: MKPTDTSDPRYYHKVVDCQWGCPAHTDVPEYIRMIAQGRYTDAYLLNRRSNVFPAILGRVCDRPCEPACRRRRVEEEPVAICRLKRVAADLADDIRPYLPAVPAKKNGKRIACIGAGCASLTVANDLLPLGYEIVMFEQFDQAGGLMRTNIPAFRLPGPVLDDEIAMIVELGVDLRLGHRIDSMADLLGENFDAVFVGTGAPRGKELDLPGRRETDRIHIGIDWLESVAFEHTDRIGERVLIIGVGNTAMDCCRTALRLGGKTVKVMARKPRGYFKASAWELEDAEEERVEIIVNHSPKSFVVDEGQLKGMIFDHLEYQVDADGNLQSTVIDEIFLACDDVILAIGQENAFPWIERDLGIEFDEWDVPKIEKVTFESTRQGIFFGGDSAFGPENIIWAVEHGHQAAISIHKHCWSEPLDKRLPHGMNLLSTKMSIHEWSFSNDYDPSDRRRMRHVELKQRFDELNIEVELGFSAEQFVTEVERCLNCDIQTVFTAKLCIECDACIDVCPVRCLTITDNGDRTDLVQRLSAPVTNSDAPFYVSDSLPQTSRVMVKDENLCVHCALCAERCPTGAWDMYKSDLLIPYAIDEEVAGCNRKTG, from the coding sequence TTGAAGCCGACAGATACGTCTGACCCTCGGTACTACCACAAAGTGGTCGACTGCCAGTGGGGTTGTCCTGCCCATACGGATGTCCCCGAATACATCCGAATGATTGCGCAGGGGCGCTATACGGATGCTTATCTTCTCAATCGCCGTTCAAATGTTTTTCCAGCGATTCTGGGCCGAGTCTGTGACAGGCCCTGCGAGCCGGCGTGTCGCCGTCGTCGCGTCGAAGAAGAGCCTGTTGCCATCTGCAGGTTGAAACGGGTCGCTGCAGATTTGGCCGACGATATAAGACCGTACTTACCGGCTGTACCCGCAAAAAAGAACGGAAAGCGTATTGCCTGTATTGGTGCCGGTTGTGCATCGTTAACGGTAGCCAACGATTTGTTGCCGCTCGGCTATGAGATCGTGATGTTTGAGCAGTTCGATCAAGCCGGTGGGCTGATGCGGACCAATATCCCCGCATTCCGATTGCCGGGACCGGTACTGGATGATGAAATCGCAATGATAGTTGAACTGGGCGTGGATCTTCGGCTGGGTCACCGGATCGACAGCATGGCCGATTTGCTGGGAGAAAACTTTGATGCCGTGTTTGTCGGTACCGGCGCGCCGCGGGGAAAAGAACTTGATCTGCCCGGTCGACGGGAAACCGATCGAATCCACATCGGTATTGACTGGCTTGAGTCGGTCGCCTTTGAGCACACCGACCGTATCGGCGAGCGGGTGCTCATCATCGGCGTAGGAAACACAGCGATGGACTGTTGCCGCACTGCACTAAGACTGGGGGGCAAGACGGTCAAGGTGATGGCGCGCAAACCGCGCGGTTATTTCAAGGCTTCGGCGTGGGAACTGGAGGACGCCGAAGAGGAAAGGGTTGAAATTATCGTCAACCATTCACCAAAATCATTTGTTGTCGACGAGGGTCAGCTGAAAGGAATGATATTTGACCATCTTGAATATCAGGTCGATGCAGACGGCAATCTCCAGTCAACCGTCATCGATGAGATATTTCTTGCCTGTGACGATGTGATTCTTGCCATTGGCCAGGAAAATGCTTTCCCCTGGATCGAACGTGATCTCGGCATCGAGTTTGACGAGTGGGATGTACCGAAGATCGAGAAAGTGACATTCGAATCGACCCGCCAAGGCATATTTTTTGGGGGTGACTCAGCTTTTGGGCCGGAAAACATCATCTGGGCTGTTGAACACGGGCATCAGGCGGCGATATCGATTCACAAGCACTGCTGGAGTGAACCGCTGGACAAGCGCTTGCCCCATGGCATGAACCTGCTGAGCACCAAAATGAGCATCCACGAGTGGAGTTTCAGCAATGATTATGACCCTTCGGATCGCCGCCGGATGCGGCACGTCGAACTCAAGCAGCGATTTGATGAACTCAACATAGAAGTGGAGCTTGGGTTTTCAGCAGAACAGTTTGTGACAGAAGTCGAGCGCTGTCTGAACTGTGACATCCAGACAGTGTTTACGGCTAAGCTTTGTATCGAATGTGATGCCTGTATCGATGTCTGTCCAGTCCGTTGTTTGACCATCACTGACAACGGCGACAGAACCGATCTGGTTCAGCGCCTGAGCGCCCCGGTCACAAACTCCGACGCACCGTTTTATGTATCGGATTCACTGCCGCAGACGAGCCGGGTCATGGTCAAGGACGAAAATCTGTGTGTTCACTGTGCCTTGTGTGCAGAACGCTGCCCCACCGGTGCCTGGGACATGTATAAATCCGACTTGTTGATTCCTTACGCGATCGATGAAGAGGTTGCAGGATGCAATCGAAAGACCGGATAA